The Rhizoctonia solani chromosome 4, complete sequence genome contains a region encoding:
- a CDS encoding asparagine synthase: MCGIALAIIESDKAHKGSPLGDYTDIWRNLCSACIERGPDWSDSTTVLNDGLDTVFFSSVLHLRGVDGRRGLTRQPHISNDGSIFAWNGEIFHGIPVRHDENDGLKLFSLIEKSRGDIDSLRDILSELEGPYAFTYLHKPSRTLHFARDPLGQRSLLLHLPTPSEPIFFLCSASSHRGKIFECVQSLTFTPRSNSVFDGWKTLNREMPSETSSPLSLEQIDDFISQLDNSVRSRVENIPSNNVDLLQDQKPVARLGVLFSGGIDSAIVAYLADRHIPRDEPIDLLNVGFENPRTLSASQNQAVQEARAQGKRDKKERKKSTHALEIPAKPPVLSVDRLPKMGTYDVPDRLTGLEQLDELRRLCPHRRWNFVCVNVPYDECKQEEPRVTALMHPSNTVMDLSLANALYFASRGKGVIYGSEEDVYVTPAKLQLDLDRLPARNLGRDDRVISANGRESRYPFLSLVLVSYLAQLPVQIKVDPRLALQEQGLGAGLGDKTLLRLAAERLGLMLASRRTKRAMQFGSRSARMDSGTSEKKGHVVLE; this comes from the exons ATGTGCGGCATAGCTTTGGCTATAATTGAGTCGGACAAGGCCCATAAAGGGTCGCCGCTCGGTGATTACACTGATATTTGGAGAAACTTGTGCTCTGCATGCATAGAACGAG GCCCAGATTGGTCTGATTCTACAACTGTCTTGAACGATGGACTAGACACCGTATTCTTTTCTTCGGTGTTGCATCTTAGAGGAGTGGATGGACGTCGAGGACTCACTCG TCAACCCCACATCAGCAATGATGGATCTATTTTTGCTTGGAATGGAGAG ATATTCCATGGTATACCC GTCAGACACGACGAAAACGACGGGCTAAAGCTTTTTAGCTTGATTGAAAAAAGCCGAGGAGATATAGATTCTTTGAGGGATATCCTATCGGAATTAGAGGGCCC ATATGCGTTTACTTATTTGCAC AAACCAAGCCGAACGCTCCACTTCGCTCGTGACCCGCTGGGTCAGCGGTCGCTGCTCCTTCACCTCCCTACTCCATCAGAGCCTATCTTCTTCTTATGTTCTGCATCAAGCCATAGAG GGAAAATTTTCGAG TGCGTACAAAGTTTGACGTTCACTCCACGAAGCAACTCGGTGTTT GACGGATGGAAGACGCTCAATCGCGAGATGCCATCCGAGACCTCGAGCCCTCTCTCTCTGGAGCAAATAGATGACTTTATTTCTCAGCTAGACAATAGCGTTAGGTCTCGCGTCGAAAATATCCCAAGCAACAATGTGGATTTACTTCAAGACCAAAA GCCGGTTGCCCGTCTCGGTGTGTTATTCTCAGGAGGCATTGATTCGGCAATCGTAGCTTACCTGGCTGACCG GCATATTCCCCGTGATGAACCTATCGATCTCCTCAACGTAGGTTTTGAAAATCCACGAACTCTCAGCGCTTCGCAAAATCAAGCCGTCCAAGAGGCCAGAGCCCAAGGAAAGCGTGACAAAAAGGAACGAAAGAAGAGCACTCATGCGCTAGAGATTCCAGCAAAGCCTCCTGTTTTAAGCGTTGATAGGCTTCCAAAAATGGGAACGTATGATGTCCCGGATCGACTTACGGGCTTAGAGCAGCTTGATGAACTACGCAGGCTATGCCCTCATCGTAGGTGGAACTTT GTTTGCGTCAATGTCCCGTATGAT GAATGTAAACAAGAGGAGCCCAGAGTAACGGCGCTTATGCATCCCTCTAATACAGTTATGGATCTG AGTTTAGCAAACGCTCTTTACTTTGCCTCTAGGGGGAAAGGGGTAATTTATGGATCTGAGGAGGATGTTTATGTGACCCCTGCAAAG CTTCAGCTAGACTTGGACAGACTCCCGGCCCGAAATTTAGGACGAGACGATCGAGTAATCTCGGCCAATGGTCGCGAATCTCGTTACCCGTTTCTTTCTCTGGTTCTTGTTTCTTATCTCGCCCAACTTCCAGTGCAGATCAAGGTCGATCCACGGCTCGCGCTTCAGGAGCAAGGGCTGGGTGCGGGGCTAGGTGATAAGACACTTCTTCGGCTCGCTGCGGAGCGTCTGGGGCTCATGCTGGCTAGCAGGAGAACCAAGAGAGCAATGCAGTTTGGAAGTCGAAGTGCACGGATGGATAGCGGTACTTCCGAAAAAAAGGGGCATGTTGTGCTTGAGTGA
- a CDS encoding tubulin-tyrosine ligase, with protein sequence MRNFAAYITWPSNNITKIVKDALHEIGGPETISNKPPEENTDPGLLLQWSTYDSLVHSLTLEYPNNVLASSYNIRKALIRKHFLYQTITNYLAKTPESILRKAIPQTWPIDISFADELEDAWADELWDLSVELEKGEKYFILKPGMADRGQGIRIFNSRESLHSIFESFEDDSSDEESTALDEDTHGNSKTAVITSQLRHFVIQEYLDNPLLIDPMQAKLGPLASSPSKDSLEGRKATSGALKVFMSSNTLALFAGSAYASPSCKPGDSPNDMDLSAHLTNTALQDSVDESSVRLLKELIGCDILSAQGIGTTFSLEDVQGIEDQVSEILAETFKAALASAIHFQVLPNAFELFGVDFLVTHATKLDSESSKFQVHLLEVNAEPAIELTGERLNWILVDLFKGIAHACVKPFFASAKPVSDQDEEPNQWLRKCLDIETRKY encoded by the exons ATGAGAAACTTTGCTGCATACATAACTTGGCCTTCAAATAATATCACCAAAATCGTCAAAGATGCATTGCACGAGATAGGCGGCCCAGAAACGATATCCAACAAACCTCCAGAAGAGAACACTGACCCTGGCCTACTGCTTCAATGGTCGACTTACGATTCGCTAGTTCACTCGCTGACACTTGAATACCCTAACAACGTTCTTGCTTCATCTTACAATATAAGAAAAGCGCTAATACGAAAGCATTTCTTGTATCAAACTATCACCAATTATCTTGCTAAAACACCTGAATCTATTCTTCGCAAAGCCATACCTCAAACATGGCCGATCGATATATCTTTTGCTGATGAGCTTGAGGATGCTTGGGCGGATGAGCTATGGGATCTTTCCGTAGAATTAGAAAAGGGTGAAAAATACTTTATTTTGAAACCAGGGATGG CCGATAGGGGACAGGGTATTCGAATATTCAATAGTCGCGAAAGTTTGCATAGTATATTTGAGTCATTTGAAGACGATAGTTCAGACGAAGAAAGCACCGCGTTGGATGAGGATACTCACGGCAACTCGAAAACCGCTGTCATAACATCTCAGCTTCGGCACTTTGTCATCCAA GAATATTTAGATAACCCCCTATTGATAGATCCAATGCAGGCAAAACTGGGTCCATTGGCTTCTTCACCATCCAAGGATTCACTTGAGGGCCGCAAGGCGA CTTCGGGTGCCTTGAAAGTCTTTATGAGCTCAAATACCCTTGCGCTATTCGCTGGTAGCGCATATGCTTCACCTTCCTGTAAACCCGGAGACTCGCCGAATGACATGGATCTATCCGCGCACCTCACCAACACAGCACTCCAGGATAGCGTAGACGAATCAAGCGTTCGGTTACTCAAGGAACTAATCGGGTGTGATATTTTATCTGCGCAGGGAATAGGCACAACGTTCTCCTTGGAAGACGTTCAGGGTATTGAAGACCAAGTATCTGAGATCCTTGCTGAAACATTCAAAGCAGCCCTAGCTAGTGCAATTCACTTTCAG GTGCTACCCAACGCATTCGAATTGTTTGGGGTGGATTTCTTGGTGACACATGCCACCAAACTTGATTCCGAATCTTCTAAATTTCAAGTCCATTTACTTGAGGTCAATGCCGAACCTGCTATCGAGCTTACTGGTGAACGCCTCAATTGGATTTTGGTAGATCTGTTCAAAGGAATCGCTCACGCGTGCGTGAAGCCGTTCTTTGCATCTGCTAAACCGGTTTCGGACCAGGACGAAGAGCCTAACCAGTGGCTGAGAAAGTGCCTAGACATTGAAACAAGAAAATACTAG
- a CDS encoding WD40 domain-containing protein → MNRVGASRMGSSHLQRPTSSTSAINVKREEIIIDSDSEPDVIMLDGDSDSDIEFVGVVSKQNRALDNGKSIPILNGTSATSIIPLDTHSITQDLGVDTDEESLPEGFELWDPTTPVRSTVPAVAPNHEIIQNEQPEMQGHLGREAVKYMETAVLYSRPMTRIPGMNAPRGAVNYIAQSKGYVAVGRTYEESAAYDGGGLVLWKVKDQRARDLPAHITESRTRRSDCDMPEPGRRQHSIVTLSFDPTNHLSLLSAGHDGTIQHWYIDEDEDTVEYVGTAPVKEPGCMEFHPGGGVVAFSFSLKLFATGGLLEKKYHWYLKKKGQNIVNASWGAGRSRDNVVCGAQADDGIDGKLVLIDGQVGQCLVSTDSESCCTVSVDPIGTRTAFTGSGRGGNPKRFVLRLYDPQRMGWKRIAEIGIPSSKSEVDSEIIDSAWSPDGIQLACSRADNSVNVLDTRWLGQKGCMRVFRHDIDQSPVTSADSFGVQGVVWFGSETLVSGGADHCVRVWDTRRSESGRVIARLGGGIGCLIGSEDPQLFPLIAGDLLGNVHYLPNPQLVRET, encoded by the exons ATGAACCGGGTTGGGGCTTCTAGAATGGGCTCTTCTCACCTCCAGAGGCCTACTTCTTCGACATCGGCTATCAATGTTAAGCGCGAGGAGATCATAATAGACAGTGATAGCGAGCCAGACGTAATTATGCTGGATGGAGACTCAGATAGCGATATTGAATTTGTTGGAGTAGTGAGCAAACAAAACAGAGCACTGGATAACGGGAAAAGTATACCCATCTTGAATGGCACCTCCGCCACATCTATAATCCCCTTGGACACACATTCTATAACTCAAG ATCTTGGCGTTGACACTGATGAAGAGTCTCTTCCGGAAGGGTTTGAGCTGTGGGACCCCACAACTCCCGTGAGGTCGACTGTTCCAGCTGTTGCACCCAACCACGAGATTATACAAAACGAACAGCCCGAAATG CAGGGCCACCTTGGCAGGGAGGCTGTCAAATACATGGAGACTGCAGTGCTCTATTCGCGACCAATGACCCGCATACCTGGGATGAACGCCCCAAGAGGCG CGGTTAATTATATTGCACAATCCAAAGGCTATGTAGCTGTTGGTCGAACATATGAGGAATCGGCTGCATATGACGGAGGAGGGCTTGTCTTGTGGAAAGTCAAGGATCAGA GGGCACGAGACCTTCCGGCGCACATAACAGAGTCTCGTACCAGACGTAGTGACTGTGATATGCCAGAGCCAGGAAGGAGACAGCATTCAATTGTCACATTATCGTTTGACCCTACAAA CCACTTGTCCTTGCTGTCTGCGGGGCATGATGGCACTATTCAACACTGGTATATtgacgaagatgaagataCAGTTGAGTATGTTG GAACCGCGCCAGTCAAGGAGCCAGGTTGTATGGAATTTCATCCAGGAGGTGGCGTTGTAGCA TTTTCTTTCAGTCTCAAGCTTTTTGCCACCGGTGGATTGTTGGAGAAAAAATATCATTGGTACTTGAAAAAAAAGGGCCAAAACATTGTCAATGCCTCTTGGGGGGCAGGCCGTTCCCGTGATAACGTTGTTTGTGGGGCACAAGCCGACGATGGAATTGACGGAAAACTCGTACTAATTGATGGTCAAGTTGGCCAGTGCCTTGTGTCCACAGACTCGGAGTCGTGTTGCACCGTTTCTGTGGATCCTATAG GTACCAGAACTGCCTTTACAGGAAGTGGAAGGGGCGGGAACCCCAAAAGGTTCGTTCTTCGACTTTACGACCCTCAGAGGATGGGTTGGAAAAGGATAGCTGAAATTGGCATCCCATCATCAAAATCGGAGGTGGATAGTGAAATCATCGACTCTGCTTGGTCTCCAGATGGTATACAGCTTGCTTGTTCGCGGGCGGACAATTCTGTGAATGTGCTAGATACACGTTGGCTCGGTCAGAAAGGGTGTATGCGAGTGTTCCGGCACGATATAGACCAGAGTCCTGTTACCAGTGCAGACTCATTTGGTGTTCAAGGGGTTGTTTGGTTTGGGTCGGAAACCTTGGTTTCAGGTGGTGCAGATCATTGTGTGAGAGTATGGGATACGAGGCGGAGCGAGTCGGGTCGGGTAATCGCAAGGTTAGGTGGAGGAATCGGATGTTTAATAGGAAGTGAAGACCCACAGCTCTTTCCACTCATTGC CGGCGACTTACTTGGAAATGTCCACTACCTTCCAAATCCCCAGCTCGTCCGAGAAACTTGA
- a CDS encoding FAD-binding domain-containing protein, giving the protein MAPRGDYATLTEDDIKHFAGILAPTSIISSLPPFNNPQNELDTYNVDWLGKYHGRSKLVLKPKTTAEVSAVLKHCYSRKLAVVPQGGNTGLVGSGVPANDEIILNLANMANVRSFDPMTGIIVAEAGCILESLSNYLAPHSHIIPLDLGAKGSCQIGGNISTNAGGLRVLRYGSLHGSVLGLEVVLPNGEILDQLSTMRKDNTGYDLKQLFIGAEGTLGIVTAVSIHCPPAPRAQQNLVLALPSYNQLPEVFKLAKTHLSEVLSAFELFDRESYELVCHHTGRRGLDENEIGDSECFVLIETSGGRAEHDEEKLASLLEILYDTSSSSSPLINSGVLSQSADQFFSLWSLREGVPEAAGKTGKVYKYDISVPVREFMNVTNIVRNRLQEKGLYRSGPNSRVSHVMGYGHVGDGNLHINVVANAYTPEIEAALEPFVFELVQSHKGSISAEHGLGLQKTQHLHYSKGQVSRDWMRKVKLLFDDKGIMNPGKVVAV; this is encoded by the exons ATGGCCCCTCGGGGAGATTATGCCACCTTGACCGAGGATGACATCAAGCATTTCGCTGGAATATTGGCACCCACGTCTATCATATCTTCCCTTCCTCCGTTTAACAATCCTCAGAATGAACTGGACACCTACAATGTTGATTGGCTTGGGAAATATCATGGGCGTTCCAAGCTCGTCTTGAAGCCGAAAACGACGGCCGAGGTTAGCGCGGTCTTAAAACACTGTTACAGTAGGAAGCTTGCTGTTGTTCCTCAGGGCGGAAACACAGGCCTAGTGG GCTCCGGAGTACCTGCAAATGACGAAATTATCTTAAATCTAGCGAACATGGCGAATGTCAGATCTTTTGATCCTATGACAGGTATCATAGTAGCCGAAGCCGGGTGTATACTCGAAAGCCTGAGCAATTATCTGGCACCACACTCCCATATCATTCCCCTCGATTTGGGTGCCAAGGGCAG TTGCCAAATAGGGGGAAATATTTCTACAAACGCAGGTGGGCTACGCGTCTTGAGATACGGTTCTCTGCATGGCTCCGTGCTTGGCCTTGAAGTTGTGCTTCCCAACGGAGAAATCCTAGACCAGCTTTCGACCATGCGCAAGGATAACACAGGTTACGACCTCAAACAACTATTCATCGGGGCCGAAGGGACGCTTGGTATCGTTACCGCTGTATCCATTCATTGCCCCCCTGCACCTCGGGCACAGCAAAACTTGGTACTGGCTCTACCGTCATACAACCAACTGCCCGAAGTGTTTAAGCTTGCCAAGACACACTTGTCGGAGGTACTCTCAGCATTTGAACTGTTTGATCGAGAATCATATGAGCTTGTATGCCATCACACCGGTAGGCGTGGGTTAGACGAGAACGAAATCGGAGATAGCGAGTGCTTTGTGTTGATCGAGACCAGTGGTGGGCGAGCAGAACACGATGAGGAG AAACTTGCATCACTGCTAGAAATCCTCTATGACACATCGTCATCGTCTTCCCCTCTGATCAACTCCGGAGTTCTTTCGCAGTCCGCTGATCAattcttctccctctggaGCCTGCGTGAGGGTGTTCCTGAAGCCGCTGGGAAAACAGGCAAAGTATACAAGTACGACATTAGCGTGCCTGTACGCGAATTTATGAATGTTACCAATATCGTGAGGAACCGGCTACAGGAAAAAGGTCTGTATAGGTCAGGCCCCAATTCCCGAGTGTCGCATGTCATGGGTTACGGGCATGTAGGAGATG GAAACCTTCATATCAACGTCGTTGCGAACGCATACACCCCTGAAATTGAAGCAGCACTCGAACCTTTTGTCTTTGAGCTAGTTC AATCTCATAAAGGCTCTATTTCGGCTGAACATGGTCTCGGCCTCCAAAAAACTCAACATTTGCACTACTCCAAGGGTCAAGTTAGTCGGGATTGGATGAGAAAAGTTAAACTTCTATTCGATGATAAAGGAATCATGAACCCAGGAAAGGTCGTTGCAGTTTAG